A portion of the Phormidium ambiguum IAM M-71 genome contains these proteins:
- the trxB gene encoding thioredoxin-disulfide reductase: MASSNVENVVIIGSGPAGYTAAIYAARANLKPFVFEGFQAGGLPGGQLMTTTEVENFPGFPEGITGPQLMDRMKAQAERWGAELYTEDVTFVDLSQRPFVVRSEEREVKAHSIIIATGATAKRLGLPSEHQYWSRGISACAICDGATPIFHGAELAVVGAGDSALEEAVYLTKYGSRVHLLVRSEKMRASKTMQDRALSNPKITVHWNTQPVDVVGEGDRMTGVKVRNTQTGEESVIEVKGLFYAIGHTPNTSLFQGQLELDEVGYIATQHGSVETSVEGVFAAGDVQDHEFRQAITAAGTGCMAAMLAERWLSANNLIQEFHKTPETEKADTPAEVKESKEVLSTEFSIENTRHEGGFALRKLFHDSDRLLVVKYVSPHCGPCHTLKPILNKVVDEFEGKIHFIEVDIDKDKEIAENAGVTGTPTIQFFKDKELLKEVKGVKQKSEYRQLIEQYL, from the coding sequence ATGGCAAGCTCGAATGTAGAAAATGTGGTAATTATTGGTTCTGGGCCTGCGGGATATACGGCGGCGATTTATGCAGCGCGGGCTAATTTAAAACCGTTTGTATTTGAAGGTTTTCAAGCTGGGGGGTTGCCTGGTGGACAGCTGATGACGACGACGGAAGTGGAAAATTTTCCAGGTTTTCCTGAAGGGATTACTGGGCCACAATTAATGGATCGGATGAAGGCGCAGGCGGAACGTTGGGGTGCGGAGTTATATACGGAAGATGTGACTTTTGTGGATTTGAGTCAACGTCCGTTTGTGGTTCGCTCTGAGGAGCGGGAAGTTAAAGCTCATAGTATTATTATTGCTACAGGTGCGACGGCGAAACGGTTGGGTTTACCTAGCGAACACCAGTATTGGAGTCGAGGGATTTCGGCTTGTGCGATTTGTGATGGCGCGACTCCGATTTTTCACGGCGCTGAGTTGGCGGTAGTTGGTGCTGGTGATTCGGCGTTGGAAGAGGCGGTTTATTTGACTAAGTATGGTTCTCGCGTGCATTTGTTGGTGCGAAGTGAGAAGATGCGTGCTTCTAAGACGATGCAGGATCGGGCCTTGAGTAACCCAAAAATTACGGTACATTGGAATACTCAACCTGTGGATGTGGTGGGTGAGGGCGATCGCATGACGGGTGTGAAAGTCCGCAATACTCAGACTGGGGAAGAAAGTGTTATCGAGGTGAAGGGTTTGTTTTATGCGATCGGTCACACTCCCAATACTTCTCTGTTTCAGGGACAATTAGAACTTGATGAGGTGGGTTATATTGCCACTCAGCATGGTTCGGTAGAAACTAGTGTGGAAGGTGTGTTTGCTGCGGGTGATGTGCAGGATCACGAGTTTCGTCAAGCGATCACGGCTGCTGGTACTGGTTGTATGGCTGCAATGTTGGCGGAAAGATGGCTTTCAGCTAATAATTTGATTCAGGAATTCCACAAAACACCTGAAACAGAAAAGGCAGATACTCCTGCGGAAGTGAAGGAAAGCAAAGAAGTTTTATCGACTGAGTTTAGTATTGAAAATACTCGCCATGAGGGTGGTTTTGCGTTGCGGAAGTTGTTCCATGATAGCGATCGCTTGTTGGTAGTTAAGTATGTTTCACCTCATTGTGGCCCTTGTCATACTCTGAAGCCAATTCTCAACAAAGTGGTAGATGAGTTTGAAGGAAAAATTCACTTCATTGAAGTTGATATCGATAAAGATAAAGAAATTGCGGAAAATGCTGGAGTCACAGGAACACCGACAATTCAATTTTTCAAAGATAAGGAGTTGTTGAAGGAAGTTAAAGGCGTGAAACAGAAGAGTGAATATCGCCAATTGATTGAGCAATATTTATAG
- a CDS encoding class I SAM-dependent methyltransferase, whose translation MTETNVNLQPNYWNQIWQQEGVDTWRRYPGCFGRICWAVGHLNEVLELGCGSGILARKLAEFGNNVTALDISEVAIAQLPPEIKGVVATLPEIPLPDDSFDVVVGTEILEHLDDDLGCIKEAFRVLRPGGRAYFAVPNNCLGPEEEPEHVRKYTAEIFEDLLSSFGMVFLEEFVDEFIAAPGQIIVLPTIMAAVYTAE comes from the coding sequence ATGACTGAAACTAATGTTAATCTCCAACCGAATTATTGGAATCAAATTTGGCAGCAAGAGGGTGTTGATACTTGGCGACGATATCCAGGGTGTTTTGGGAGAATTTGTTGGGCAGTTGGGCATTTAAATGAAGTCTTAGAATTAGGTTGCGGTTCGGGAATTTTGGCGCGAAAGTTGGCGGAATTTGGTAATAATGTGACGGCGTTGGATATTTCGGAAGTGGCGATCGCTCAATTACCTCCAGAAATTAAAGGCGTGGTAGCAACTTTACCAGAAATACCGCTTCCTGATGATAGTTTTGATGTGGTAGTCGGAACGGAAATTTTAGAACATCTTGATGATGATTTGGGTTGTATAAAGGAGGCTTTTCGCGTATTGCGTCCGGGGGGAAGGGCTTATTTTGCTGTGCCAAATAATTGTCTTGGCCCTGAAGAAGAACCGGAGCATGTTCGCAAATATACTGCGGAAATTTTTGAGGATTTATTGTCATCTTTTGGGATGGTTTTTTTGGAAGAATTTGTTGATGAATTTATCGCTGCGCCGGGGCAAATTATTGTTTTACCAACTATTATGGCGGCTGTTTACACAGCAGAATAG
- a CDS encoding CTP synthase — translation MAKFVFVTGGVVSSIGKGIVAASLGRLLKSRDYSVSILKLDPYINVDPGTMSPFQHGEVFVTEDGAETDLDLGHYERFTDTSMSRLNSVTTGSIYQAVINKERRGDYMGGTVQVIPHITNEIKERIHRVAKNTNPDVVITEIGGTVGDIESLPFLEAIRQFRKDVGRQNVLYMHVTLVPWIPSAGEMKTKPTQHSVKELRSIGIQPDILVCRSDRPIPSSLKHKLSEFCDVPEQCVIASIDAKSIYEVPLLLEREGLAQQAIDLLQLEQRKPDLSSWQTLVDRLYSPKNSIEIAIVGKYIQLSDAYLSMVEALRHAAIELSLDLNLKWVNSEDIEADGAAKYLQKVDGVVVPGGFGSRGVDGKIAAVEYARNNQIPFLGLCLGMQCSVMEWARNVAGLKDANSAEFDPNTPNPVINLLPEQHDVVDLGGTMRLGLYPCRLAPNTLANRLYQKEVVYERHRHRYEFNNAYRNLFLENGYAISGTSPDGRLVEIVELPSHPFFIATQFHPEFQSRPSTPHPLFKGLIQAAFNKVKSQENATPKLSQKLVISPEVAITEQVVIADADRDPILNATTEVKY, via the coding sequence ATGGCTAAGTTTGTCTTTGTAACAGGCGGTGTAGTTTCTAGTATTGGCAAAGGAATTGTAGCAGCTAGCTTAGGTAGGTTGCTCAAGTCACGAGATTATTCTGTCTCCATCCTGAAACTAGACCCATATATTAACGTCGATCCAGGTACAATGAGTCCCTTTCAACATGGGGAAGTTTTTGTCACTGAAGATGGGGCGGAAACAGATTTAGATTTAGGGCACTATGAACGCTTCACAGACACATCAATGTCTCGTCTCAATAGTGTGACAACTGGATCGATATATCAGGCAGTAATTAATAAAGAACGTCGCGGCGATTATATGGGGGGAACTGTACAAGTAATCCCTCATATTACTAATGAGATTAAAGAAAGAATTCATAGAGTTGCGAAAAATACTAATCCTGATGTAGTAATTACTGAAATAGGGGGCACAGTTGGCGATATTGAATCATTGCCATTTTTAGAAGCAATTCGCCAATTTCGTAAAGATGTGGGGCGGCAAAATGTGCTTTATATGCACGTTACTTTAGTTCCTTGGATTCCCTCAGCGGGGGAAATGAAAACTAAACCGACACAACATTCAGTGAAAGAATTGCGATCAATCGGGATTCAACCAGATATTTTAGTATGTCGGAGCGATCGACCAATCCCCAGCAGTCTCAAACACAAACTTTCCGAATTTTGCGACGTACCAGAACAATGCGTCATCGCTTCCATTGATGCCAAAAGTATTTACGAAGTCCCATTACTTTTAGAAAGAGAAGGATTAGCCCAACAAGCAATAGACTTACTACAATTAGAACAGCGGAAACCTGATTTAAGTAGCTGGCAAACTTTAGTCGATCGTCTTTACAGTCCGAAAAATAGCATTGAAATCGCCATTGTTGGTAAATACATCCAATTAAGCGATGCTTACTTATCAATGGTAGAAGCATTGCGTCATGCTGCGATCGAACTTTCCCTCGACCTTAATTTAAAATGGGTAAATTCAGAAGATATTGAAGCTGACGGCGCAGCAAAATATCTGCAAAAAGTTGATGGCGTAGTCGTACCTGGAGGGTTTGGCAGTCGAGGTGTCGATGGTAAAATTGCTGCCGTAGAATATGCCCGGAATAATCAAATTCCCTTCTTAGGTTTATGTTTAGGAATGCAATGTTCCGTGATGGAATGGGCGCGAAATGTCGCTGGATTAAAAGATGCAAATAGTGCCGAATTCGATCCAAATACTCCTAATCCAGTTATTAACCTTTTGCCCGAACAACACGATGTAGTAGACTTAGGCGGTACCATGAGATTAGGGCTTTATCCTTGTCGATTAGCACCTAATACTTTAGCCAATCGCCTTTATCAAAAAGAAGTAGTTTACGAACGTCATCGCCATAGATACGAATTCAACAATGCTTATCGCAATTTGTTTTTAGAAAATGGCTACGCTATTAGCGGAACTTCACCAGATGGACGCTTAGTTGAAATTGTTGAACTTCCCAGCCATCCCTTCTTTATTGCTACCCAATTTCACCCAGAATTTCAATCTCGTCCCAGCACTCCTCACCCGTTATTCAAAGGCTTAATTCAAGCTGCTTTTAATAAAGTAAAATCTCAAGAAAATGCAACTCCTAAATTAAGCCAAAAACTTGTTATTTCGCCAGAAGTAGCTATTACTGAACAAGTAGTAATTGCTGATGCTGACAGAGATCCCATTTTGAATGCCACAACAGAAGTAAAATACTAA
- a CDS encoding pyridoxamine 5'-phosphate oxidase family protein, whose translation MAKFYTELNNSLREFIEEQKMFFTATAPNSGRINLSPKGIDTFRCIDAKTVAYLDLTGSGNETAAHLYENGRMTIMFCSFTEKPLILRLYGQGQVIGPKDAEWSEFYSLFNPLPGERQIIVLHLNSAQTSCGFGVPIFEFKEERPTLKEWTDNKGDEGIFDYWREKNQTSIDGLPTRILENR comes from the coding sequence ATGGCTAAATTTTACACAGAATTAAATAATTCGTTACGCGAATTTATTGAAGAACAAAAAATGTTTTTTACTGCTACTGCACCGAATTCCGGTCGCATTAATTTATCTCCTAAAGGAATTGATACCTTTCGCTGTATTGATGCAAAAACTGTAGCTTATTTAGATTTAACTGGTAGTGGTAATGAAACGGCAGCCCATTTATATGAAAATGGGCGTATGACAATTATGTTTTGCAGTTTTACTGAGAAACCTTTAATTTTAAGACTTTATGGCCAAGGTCAAGTAATCGGGCCAAAAGATGCAGAATGGTCGGAGTTTTATAGTTTATTTAATCCTTTGCCGGGAGAACGGCAAATTATTGTCTTACATCTCAATTCCGCACAAACTTCCTGCGGTTTTGGTGTGCCAATTTTTGAGTTTAAGGAAGAAAGACCAACTCTTAAAGAATGGACAGATAATAAGGGCGATGAAGGGATTTTTGACTATTGGCGGGAGAAGAATCAAACTAGTATTGATGGACTCCCAACCAGAATTTTAGAAAATCGTTAA
- a CDS encoding N-acetylmuramoyl-L-alanine amidase — translation MEKTVKLAGLGFTIAFTTFNSFAEITVAQQSLIISFPSRAEYQTSSDKMFFLGSAPPAGNVLVNGQPIQRSPAGHFAPRFSLNMGENIFIFRYQNQEKRIKVNRISRQATLPNGLAFAENSLSPATDIARLPGELICFSAIAPTNATVTVKLANQNIPLYPQGKRVELPSNLAVLADQNQPKATSVTGKYEGCAVASEAGELGFPEFQLTANGNTVSQVGQGRISILTPTDLEIAEVIVDAGVARTGPSTDHSRLTPLPKGTLATITGREGEWVRLDYGAWIKAEEVRISKASVPPKSIIRSVSARQIPGATQVIFPLQVPVPVSVQQGDRTFTLTLYNTTAQTDIIRLDDNPLISRLDWQQVAPNQVQYTFNLKSGQQWGYQLKYEGTSLVLTLRHSPTTSSLTPSEKGEIGKPLTGITILLDPGHGGTEPGAAGPNGYLEKDVNLSVSRLLRDELVAKGATVYMTREDDSTVSLQDRMAMIDRIQPAIALSVHYNSLPDYGDAFNTSGVGTFWYHPQAHSLAVFLQKYMVQKLNRPSYGVFWNNLALTRPHSAPSVLLELGFMSNPFEFEWVTNPQEQSKLAATLANAITEWFKQ, via the coding sequence ATGGAAAAAACTGTGAAGTTAGCTGGATTAGGATTTACGATCGCTTTCACTACATTTAACTCTTTTGCAGAGATTACTGTGGCACAACAATCATTAATTATTTCTTTCCCTTCGCGGGCTGAATACCAAACAAGTTCTGATAAAATGTTCTTTTTAGGTTCTGCCCCACCCGCAGGAAATGTGTTAGTTAATGGACAACCTATTCAAAGAAGTCCGGCAGGACATTTTGCGCCCAGATTCTCTTTAAATATGGGAGAAAATATCTTTATATTCCGTTATCAAAATCAAGAAAAGCGGATTAAAGTTAATCGAATTTCAAGACAAGCAACTTTACCGAATGGTTTAGCTTTTGCGGAAAATTCTTTGTCGCCTGCAACAGATATTGCTAGATTACCTGGAGAGTTGATTTGTTTTAGTGCGATCGCACCTACAAACGCTACAGTTACAGTTAAACTTGCTAATCAAAATATTCCCTTATATCCTCAAGGAAAAAGGGTAGAATTACCTTCTAACTTAGCAGTTTTAGCCGACCAAAATCAACCGAAAGCGACTTCGGTAACTGGAAAATATGAAGGTTGTGCGGTTGCTTCAGAAGCAGGAGAATTAGGTTTTCCTGAATTTCAATTAACTGCCAATGGAAATACAGTATCGCAAGTTGGACAAGGCAGAATTTCAATATTAACGCCCACAGATTTAGAAATAGCTGAAGTGATTGTCGATGCTGGAGTTGCACGAACAGGGCCAAGTACCGATCACTCGCGTTTAACACCCTTACCAAAAGGCACGTTAGCAACAATAACTGGGCGAGAAGGTGAATGGGTAAGATTAGATTATGGTGCTTGGATTAAAGCTGAAGAAGTGCGAATTTCTAAAGCAAGTGTACCACCAAAATCGATTATTCGGAGTGTAAGTGCGCGACAAATTCCTGGTGCAACTCAGGTGATTTTTCCCTTACAAGTACCTGTACCTGTGAGTGTACAACAAGGCGATCGCACTTTTACCCTCACGCTTTACAACACCACCGCCCAAACCGATATTATTCGCCTTGATGATAACCCACTAATTTCCCGTTTAGATTGGCAACAAGTTGCACCGAATCAAGTGCAGTATACCTTTAATTTAAAGTCAGGGCAACAATGGGGTTATCAACTAAAATATGAGGGAACAAGTTTAGTTTTAACCTTAAGACATTCACCGACAACTTCTTCTTTAACACCTTCAGAAAAAGGAGAAATAGGTAAACCTTTGACAGGTATTACTATTTTATTAGATCCCGGACATGGGGGAACAGAACCTGGGGCAGCAGGGCCAAATGGTTATTTAGAAAAAGATGTTAATTTAAGTGTATCTCGATTATTGCGAGATGAACTTGTTGCTAAAGGTGCAACAGTTTATATGACGAGAGAAGATGATTCAACTGTATCTTTACAAGACAGAATGGCAATGATCGATCGCATTCAACCTGCGATCGCACTTTCAGTACATTATAATTCCCTACCCGACTATGGCGACGCATTTAATACTAGCGGTGTCGGCACTTTTTGGTATCATCCCCAAGCCCATAGTTTAGCAGTATTTCTGCAAAAGTATATGGTGCAAAAATTAAACCGTCCTTCCTACGGAGTATTTTGGAATAACCTAGCATTAACTCGTCCCCATTCCGCCCCTTCAGTATTACTAGAATTAGGTTTTATGAGCAATCCTTTTGAATTTGAATGGGTAACAAATCCCCAAGAACAAAGTAAACTAGCTGCAACATTAGCAAATGCAATTACTGAATGGTTTAAGCAGTAA
- a CDS encoding glycosyltransferase has translation MVNESAKFLNKPLISLCMIVKNEAENLPRCLASAKPCVDEMIVVDTGSEDNTIEIAKSYGAKVSHFQWCDDFSAARNYSLSLASGDWILVLDGDEQLIVESDNWRQELTDNSEVNAYGLVRLEANVSHIIGGFHGRIFRNLPDLKYVNRFHEQLQFTDKRNLQFGRLEGVKIIHYGNVESEKVIEKAARRDIPILEQMRSESPLNFWLLDCLARKYTHIGEEEKAAECYAEILDKLTPNLIDGNPPEEFFWIPTLLHFLGVKYFEEEDYETARLLCQRGLEWCPNYPPINNLAGEVVKTLGFPLGAIAYFEKCLQLGQTGNYYVGEPFELSFLTTYPAYNIGCTYWEMDRPQEALTALEMALNFDAEFTPAQDKVTEIKQTLGLQ, from the coding sequence ATGGTTAATGAATCTGCAAAGTTTTTAAACAAGCCTTTGATTTCTCTGTGTATGATTGTGAAAAATGAAGCAGAGAATTTACCTCGGTGTTTGGCTAGTGCTAAACCTTGTGTGGATGAGATGATTGTGGTAGATACTGGTTCGGAGGATAATACTATTGAAATTGCGAAAAGTTATGGGGCAAAAGTAAGTCATTTTCAATGGTGTGATGATTTTTCAGCAGCACGTAACTATTCCCTTTCTTTAGCTTCTGGTGATTGGATTTTAGTTTTAGACGGGGATGAACAATTAATAGTTGAAAGTGATAATTGGCGACAGGAACTTACAGACAATTCAGAAGTTAATGCTTATGGTTTAGTAAGATTAGAAGCTAATGTTTCTCATATCATTGGTGGTTTTCATGGGAGAATTTTTCGTAATTTGCCTGATTTAAAATATGTTAATCGTTTTCATGAACAGTTGCAATTTACAGATAAAAGAAATTTACAGTTTGGCAGGTTGGAGGGAGTTAAAATTATTCATTATGGCAATGTTGAGTCGGAAAAAGTAATTGAAAAGGCTGCTAGGCGTGATATTCCGATATTGGAACAAATGCGATCGGAATCTCCGCTTAATTTTTGGCTGTTAGATTGTTTAGCACGGAAATATACACACATTGGGGAAGAGGAGAAAGCGGCAGAATGTTATGCCGAAATTTTAGATAAGCTAACTCCCAATTTAATTGATGGTAATCCCCCAGAAGAATTTTTCTGGATACCGACTTTGCTGCATTTTTTAGGAGTAAAGTATTTTGAGGAAGAAGATTACGAAACAGCACGATTACTGTGCCAAAGAGGGTTAGAATGGTGTCCTAATTATCCACCAATTAATAATTTGGCAGGGGAAGTAGTGAAAACTTTGGGATTTCCGTTAGGTGCGATCGCTTATTTTGAAAAATGCCTTCAATTAGGTCAAACTGGAAATTATTATGTTGGCGAACCTTTTGAATTAAGCTTTTTAACTACTTATCCTGCTTATAATATAGGTTGCACTTATTGGGAAATGGACCGTCCCCAAGAAGCTTTAACAGCGTTGGAAATGGCGTTAAATTTTGACGCAGAGTTTACACCAGCGCAAGATAAAGTTACCGAAATTAAGCAAACTTTGGGATTACAATAA
- a CDS encoding ABC transporter permease: protein MTPTKVKFPQIFRFSQRPSLSMQLTAIGFIITLIFILIAILAPALQSWGWLQDPTQSLKNPINEPPSWQHWFGTTNQGYDVFSRTLFGTQAALQVVILATVLSLSVGVPLGLVSGYLAGRLDRILLFLMDSIYTLPGLLLSVTLAFVVGKGVVNAAIALSISYVPQYYRVVRNHTVSVKNELFIEAAQAMGADTWTVLSRYLFLNVIQNVPVLFTLNAADAILILGGLGFLGLGLPDEVPEWGHDLKLALEALPTGIWWTALFPGLALTLLVVGLSLLGEGLSEFFNPKSRRQG from the coding sequence ATGACTCCGACAAAAGTTAAGTTTCCCCAAATTTTTCGATTTTCCCAGCGTCCTAGTCTTTCAATGCAGCTAACGGCGATCGGGTTTATCATTACTTTAATCTTCATCTTAATTGCTATTTTAGCCCCAGCATTGCAATCTTGGGGATGGTTACAAGATCCCACTCAATCATTAAAAAATCCCATTAACGAACCCCCTTCTTGGCAACATTGGTTTGGAACAACCAATCAAGGTTATGATGTTTTTTCTCGGACTTTGTTTGGGACGCAAGCAGCATTACAAGTAGTAATTCTTGCCACTGTATTAAGTTTATCAGTGGGCGTACCTTTAGGTCTAGTTAGTGGTTATTTAGCTGGAAGATTAGACAGAATTTTGCTGTTTTTGATGGATAGCATTTACACTTTACCAGGGTTATTGTTGTCAGTAACTTTAGCTTTTGTGGTAGGGAAAGGGGTGGTAAATGCTGCGATCGCACTTAGTATATCCTACGTTCCTCAATATTATCGAGTCGTCAGAAACCACACTGTTAGCGTCAAAAACGAATTATTTATTGAAGCAGCACAAGCAATGGGCGCAGACACTTGGACAGTGCTTTCTCGATACTTGTTTTTAAACGTAATTCAAAACGTTCCAGTGTTATTTACTCTCAACGCCGCCGATGCTATTCTCATACTTGGAGGTTTGGGATTTTTAGGATTAGGACTTCCTGATGAAGTACCAGAATGGGGACATGATTTAAAATTAGCATTGGAAGCACTACCCACAGGTATTTGGTGGACTGCGCTTTTTCCTGGTTTAGCCTTAACCTTATTAGTAGTAGGATTATCCTTATTAGGTGAAGGATTGAGTGAGTTTTTCAATCCCAAATCTCGAAGACAAGGGTAA
- a CDS encoding ROK family protein, translated as MQAEVIGIDLGGTAIKLGRFSEDGKCQQSLTVPTPQPATPEAVIQAMVTAINSLETTAVKAIGVGTPGPTDAAGKIAKIAINLVGWNDIPLAELLETKLGLPTILANDANCAGLGEAWLGAGRNFRNLILLTLGTGVGGAIILDGKLFTGHQGAAGELGLITLNPEGPKCNSGNNGSLEQYVSVQAIRRLTGLEPLELGELAKKGDRKALEFWQTYGKNLGIGLASLIYVLTPEAIILGGGISASAKFFLPAAITEIEQRVLPISRTGLQVLLAELGNQAGMAGAAKLAWQMLDLAEGRKKNL; from the coding sequence ATGCAAGCAGAAGTAATCGGGATAGACTTGGGAGGAACCGCCATTAAATTAGGTCGGTTTTCTGAAGATGGTAAATGTCAACAATCTTTAACTGTACCAACGCCACAACCTGCAACACCAGAAGCAGTTATTCAAGCAATGGTAACAGCAATAAATAGTTTGGAAACAACAGCTGTAAAAGCGATCGGTGTGGGTACTCCAGGGCCAACTGATGCAGCCGGAAAAATTGCTAAAATTGCTATTAATTTAGTAGGATGGAACGATATACCTTTAGCGGAATTATTGGAAACAAAACTAGGTTTACCAACCATTCTGGCTAATGATGCTAATTGCGCTGGTTTAGGAGAAGCTTGGTTAGGCGCAGGTCGAAATTTTCGCAATTTAATATTACTAACTTTGGGTACTGGAGTTGGCGGCGCAATTATTTTAGATGGCAAATTATTTACGGGACATCAAGGCGCAGCAGGGGAATTAGGATTAATTACTTTGAATCCAGAAGGGCCAAAATGTAATAGCGGAAATAATGGTTCTTTGGAACAATATGTTTCAGTACAAGCAATTCGCCGCCTTACAGGTTTGGAACCTTTGGAGTTAGGAGAATTAGCGAAAAAAGGCGATCGCAAAGCTTTAGAATTTTGGCAAACTTACGGTAAAAATTTAGGTATAGGTTTAGCCAGTTTAATTTATGTTCTCACGCCAGAAGCAATTATTCTTGGTGGCGGAATTAGTGCTAGTGCTAAGTTCTTCCTTCCCGCAGCTATAACAGAAATTGAACAAAGAGTTTTGCCAATTTCTCGCACAGGTTTGCAAGTTCTTTTAGCAGAATTAGGCAACCAAGCGGGAATGGCAGGTGCAGCAAAATTAGCGTGGCAAATGCTAGATTTAGCAGAAGGCAGAAAGAAAAATTTGTAA
- a CDS encoding NUDIX hydrolase, whose product MAINKWKTLKSKLVLDNQWVKIRQDEVQLPTGEIIDDFFVVVRPEIALIFPITQNREIVFVKQYRHASGQILLELPAGSFNPEIEDAEVAARRELEEETGYVAKELVKLATLYDNPIKDTNQIHLFLAENVQPTGKQNLDITEEVEVVLIPIDRVVTSINNGEIRVSGTITTIFFGLNYLSQR is encoded by the coding sequence ATGGCAATAAATAAATGGAAAACTCTTAAATCTAAATTGGTTTTGGATAACCAATGGGTAAAAATTCGCCAAGATGAAGTGCAATTACCGACAGGGGAAATCATTGATGATTTTTTTGTCGTTGTTCGTCCAGAAATTGCCTTAATTTTTCCCATTACCCAAAACCGAGAAATTGTGTTTGTTAAACAATATCGACACGCTTCTGGGCAAATTTTATTAGAACTTCCAGCAGGAAGTTTTAACCCAGAAATAGAAGATGCTGAAGTTGCAGCGCGAAGGGAACTGGAAGAAGAAACAGGTTATGTAGCAAAGGAGTTAGTTAAACTAGCAACTTTGTACGATAACCCGATTAAAGATACAAATCAAATTCACTTATTTTTAGCAGAAAACGTGCAACCAACAGGGAAACAAAACTTAGATATTACAGAAGAAGTGGAAGTTGTGTTAATCCCGATCGATCGAGTAGTAACGAGTATTAATAATGGTGAAATTAGAGTTTCAGGAACAATTAC
- a CDS encoding glycosyltransferase family 2 protein, which yields MADNQPVLSLCMIVKNEEKNLPRCLISAQPYVDEIIVVDTGSEDKTVEIAFQYGAKVSHFQWCDDFSAARNYALSLVSGDWVLVLDADEELVVNSPNFRQEIVVNSEILAYSIIRTEIGETEANTPLFTPRLFRNLPQLKYVGRMHEHLRYDNQLIDQTLINDLKSIQILHYGNATKEELIEKVIQRYIPILEKAKQEEGLSLMLLYCLAGMYNDTQQFNKAQECYIEALEKISENLIEGMPPKEVSFVPSLIFTLAGQSLQQQDYETARLLAQRGIEWFSEFPPLNYITGFTLIELGFPLAAVPYFQKCIELGRESTYYKGEPFEESFITTDPACGLGLAYVRLNQFREAATAFQLALSFDEDCEIARQNLEKISEIIGDKS from the coding sequence ATGGCTGATAATCAACCTGTTTTATCACTGTGTATGATTGTAAAAAATGAGGAGAAAAATTTACCTCGCTGTTTAATTAGCGCCCAACCATACGTTGATGAAATTATAGTTGTTGATACTGGTTCGGAAGATAAAACAGTTGAAATTGCTTTTCAATATGGAGCAAAAGTTAGTCACTTTCAATGGTGCGATGATTTCTCAGCAGCCAGGAATTATGCACTTTCTTTAGTCTCTGGTGATTGGGTTTTAGTTCTGGATGCAGATGAAGAATTAGTAGTTAATTCACCAAATTTCCGCCAAGAAATAGTGGTTAATTCGGAAATTTTAGCTTACTCAATTATTCGTACTGAAATTGGGGAAACCGAAGCAAACACACCCTTATTTACTCCGAGATTATTTCGCAATCTTCCGCAATTAAAATATGTTGGGAGAATGCACGAACACCTAAGATATGATAATCAATTAATCGATCAAACCTTAATTAATGATTTAAAGAGTATTCAGATTTTGCATTATGGCAACGCAACTAAAGAAGAATTGATTGAAAAAGTTATTCAGAGATATATTCCAATTTTGGAAAAAGCCAAGCAAGAAGAAGGACTAAGTTTAATGTTGTTATACTGCTTAGCAGGGATGTATAATGACACTCAACAATTTAATAAAGCTCAAGAATGTTATATAGAAGCTTTAGAAAAAATATCAGAAAACTTAATAGAGGGAATGCCACCAAAAGAAGTTAGTTTTGTACCTTCTTTAATATTCACTTTAGCTGGACAATCTTTGCAACAACAAGATTATGAAACTGCACGTTTGCTGGCGCAAAGAGGTATAGAATGGTTTTCTGAATTCCCGCCATTAAATTATATTACTGGATTTACTTTAATCGAATTAGGATTTCCTTTAGCCGCAGTTCCCTATTTTCAAAAGTGTATAGAATTAGGGCGAGAAAGTACTTATTATAAAGGAGAGCCATTTGAGGAGAGTTTTATTACTACAGATCCGGCTTGTGGTTTGGGTTTGGCTTATGTTAGACTAAACCAATTTCGAGAAGCAGCAACAGCATTTCAATTGGCTTTATCTTTTGATGAAGATTGCGAAATTGCTCGCCAAAATTTAGAAAAAATTAGCGAAATTATTGGTGATAAAAGCTGA